A section of the Sphaerobacter thermophilus DSM 20745 genome encodes:
- a CDS encoding bifunctional folylpolyglutamate synthase/dihydrofolate synthase → MDYREAIAYIIERSGYDRGFVANPFDAETVGLQRTKWLLEALGNPEERFTAVHIAGTKGKGSTGACVAAILRAAGKRTGLYSSPHLHTFRERVQIDGEPITPEDFAALTAELAAVNSRLAEARPDWGEATAFEVSTALAFLAFARAGVEVGVVEVGLGGRLDATNVVTPAVAVITPISYDHTAILGDTLDAIATEKGGIIKPGRPVVLGPQPPEALATLERIAAERGSPVYRAGRDWHATGTDTGFDLTGPWGTIRDLRVALRGRHQVENAATAVAACWLLREQGIDIPEDAIRAGLAAVHWPGRLEVVREQPLVVVDGAHNVDAAARLAEALVDTFGQRRRTLVLGIARDKDIPAMLEILAPLADRIIATASHHPRAADPAQVAAAARAAGGAGLAVEEAPDIATGLHRALDAAAPEDLICVTGSLYAVSEAREALGLAQADDFERELLFR, encoded by the coding sequence ATGGACTACCGGGAGGCGATCGCCTACATCATCGAGCGCTCCGGCTACGACCGGGGCTTCGTAGCCAACCCCTTCGACGCCGAGACGGTCGGCCTCCAACGCACCAAGTGGTTACTGGAAGCGCTCGGCAACCCCGAGGAGCGCTTCACCGCCGTGCACATCGCAGGCACCAAGGGGAAGGGCTCGACCGGGGCCTGCGTCGCCGCCATCCTGCGCGCCGCGGGAAAACGCACCGGCCTCTACTCCTCACCCCACCTCCACACCTTCCGCGAGCGGGTCCAGATCGACGGCGAGCCGATCACGCCTGAGGACTTCGCCGCCCTGACCGCCGAGCTTGCCGCGGTCAACAGCCGCCTGGCCGAGGCGCGGCCCGACTGGGGCGAGGCCACCGCCTTCGAGGTCTCCACCGCGCTCGCCTTCCTCGCCTTCGCTCGGGCTGGTGTTGAGGTCGGCGTGGTCGAGGTCGGACTCGGCGGGCGACTCGACGCCACCAACGTCGTCACCCCGGCCGTCGCCGTCATCACCCCGATCAGCTACGACCACACCGCCATCCTGGGCGACACCCTCGACGCGATCGCGACCGAGAAGGGGGGCATCATCAAGCCGGGCCGCCCGGTCGTCCTCGGCCCACAGCCGCCCGAAGCCCTGGCCACCCTGGAGCGGATCGCCGCCGAGCGCGGCAGCCCGGTCTACCGGGCCGGTCGCGACTGGCATGCGACCGGCACCGACACCGGCTTCGACCTGACCGGCCCGTGGGGGACCATCCGCGACCTGCGCGTCGCGCTGCGCGGGCGACACCAGGTGGAGAACGCAGCCACGGCCGTCGCCGCCTGCTGGCTACTGCGCGAGCAGGGCATCGACATCCCGGAGGACGCCATCCGCGCCGGGCTGGCAGCGGTCCACTGGCCCGGCCGCCTGGAAGTCGTGCGTGAGCAGCCCCTGGTCGTGGTCGACGGCGCGCACAACGTCGACGCCGCCGCCCGCCTCGCCGAGGCGCTGGTCGACACCTTCGGACAGCGCCGCCGCACGCTCGTCCTCGGCATTGCCCGGGACAAAGACATCCCGGCGATGCTGGAGATCCTCGCCCCGCTGGCGGACCGGATCATCGCCACTGCCTCCCACCACCCCCGGGCCGCCGATCCGGCCCAGGTCGCAGCCGCCGCCCGGGCGGCCGGCGGCGCCGGGCTCGCCGTCGAGGAGGCTCCCGACATCGCCACCGGGCTACACCGCGCACTGGATGCCGCCGCGCCGGAAGACCTGATCTGCGTCACCGGCTCCCTCTACGCCGTTTCCGAGGCCCGCGAGGCCCTCGGCCTCGCCCAGGCCGACGACTTCGAGCGCGAGCTGCTGTTCCGGTGA
- a CDS encoding NCS2 family permease — protein MSQQTVATRQEPGTEGFLDRFFHLKEFGTTVPTEVMAGLTTFMVMAYILFVNPIILGNPDLPDQFPIRATATATALVAGVMTIIMGLATNRAYAIAPGMGLNAIVAFQLVGSMGLTMPQAMGVIVAEGLVITALVLLGIRQAVFNAIPTELKKAISVGIGLFILFIGLVNGGIVVADPATLVALGDLRGAPVFVTAFGLALTIALMARNVRGAILWGILGSTVAAIIAKAVTGTDAFAPGVAELPSQWIATPDFGTIGQFSFGFIAELGVLTAILVVFALMLSDFFDTMGTLIGVGSQAGYLNEKGELPQAQRALVVDSLAAVAGGAAGTSSATTYIESAAGVGVGGRTGLVAVVTGILFLLAMPLAPLVEVVPSQATAPALIIVGWMMMSVLSERETRTQDGRTIVGRAIDFANLEEGLPVVATMVMMPLTYNITNGIGAGFITWTLIKIFKGKFREVHPAMHIASLAFLVYFLRSYLGVEV, from the coding sequence GTGAGTCAGCAGACGGTCGCGACACGGCAGGAGCCGGGAACCGAGGGGTTCCTCGACCGGTTCTTTCATCTCAAGGAGTTCGGGACAACCGTCCCGACGGAGGTGATGGCGGGCCTGACCACGTTCATGGTCATGGCCTATATCCTTTTCGTAAACCCGATCATCCTGGGCAATCCTGATCTTCCCGATCAATTCCCGATCCGTGCCACCGCGACCGCGACGGCGCTGGTGGCGGGCGTGATGACGATCATCATGGGCCTGGCGACGAACCGCGCCTACGCCATCGCGCCGGGGATGGGGCTCAACGCCATCGTTGCCTTCCAGCTCGTCGGCTCGATGGGGCTGACCATGCCCCAGGCAATGGGCGTGATCGTGGCCGAGGGTCTCGTCATCACGGCGCTGGTGCTGCTCGGCATCCGGCAGGCCGTGTTCAACGCCATCCCAACCGAGTTGAAGAAGGCTATCTCGGTCGGTATCGGGCTTTTCATCCTGTTCATCGGGCTGGTCAACGGCGGGATCGTCGTCGCCGACCCGGCGACCCTGGTGGCGCTGGGTGACCTGCGCGGGGCGCCGGTTTTCGTCACCGCCTTCGGTCTGGCCCTCACCATCGCGCTCATGGCGCGCAACGTCAGGGGCGCAATCCTGTGGGGCATCCTGGGCAGCACGGTGGCGGCGATCATTGCCAAGGCGGTCACCGGGACCGACGCGTTTGCGCCCGGCGTGGCTGAGTTGCCGAGCCAGTGGATCGCGACGCCCGACTTCGGCACGATCGGTCAGTTCTCCTTCGGCTTCATCGCCGAACTGGGCGTGCTCACCGCCATCCTGGTGGTCTTCGCGCTCATGCTCTCCGACTTCTTCGACACCATGGGCACCCTGATTGGGGTCGGCAGCCAGGCGGGCTACCTGAACGAGAAGGGTGAGCTGCCCCAGGCGCAGCGGGCGCTGGTCGTCGACTCGCTCGCGGCGGTCGCGGGCGGCGCGGCAGGGACCTCCTCCGCCACGACCTACATCGAGTCAGCGGCCGGGGTCGGCGTCGGTGGGCGCACGGGGCTGGTGGCAGTGGTCACCGGCATCCTCTTCCTGCTGGCGATGCCGCTGGCGCCGCTGGTCGAGGTCGTCCCGAGCCAGGCGACGGCGCCGGCGCTGATCATCGTCGGCTGGATGATGATGTCGGTGCTGAGCGAGCGCGAGACGCGCACGCAGGACGGCCGGACGATCGTCGGCCGGGCCATCGACTTCGCGAACCTCGAGGAGGGACTGCCGGTCGTCGCGACGATGGTGATGATGCCGCTGACCTACAACATCACCAACGGCATCGGCGCCGGCTTCATCACCTGGACGCTGATCAAGATCTTCAAGGGGAAGTTCCGCGAGGTGCACCCGGCGATGCACATCGCCAGCCTCGCCTTCCTCGTGTACTTCCTCCGCAGCTACCTCGGCGTTGAGGTCTAG
- a CDS encoding orotate phosphoribosyltransferase — MFFGSESKLDLAQALYALGGVQFGDFDLGPTAGRSPIYINPRVLISDPAVLRQIARLIHQEIQADQVRRKPRLASFGAVAGVPMGGLHIATAYALVSDTPLLYVRPDGSHPEIEGRVVPGQTVLVIDDLMTGGTSILTTARTLEKAGLIVRDAIVLIDREQGGVARLHEHGYRVMPILGLRMMITYYHESGMIDTADYQKVIDYLDSTSGRHRG, encoded by the coding sequence GTGTTCTTCGGGTCCGAATCCAAGCTCGATCTGGCCCAGGCGCTCTATGCCCTTGGTGGTGTGCAGTTTGGCGACTTCGACCTCGGACCGACCGCCGGCCGGTCGCCGATCTACATCAACCCGCGCGTGCTCATCAGCGACCCCGCGGTCCTGCGCCAAATCGCGCGGCTAATCCATCAGGAGATCCAGGCCGATCAGGTCCGGCGCAAGCCCCGCCTGGCCAGTTTCGGCGCGGTGGCTGGCGTGCCGATGGGCGGCCTGCACATCGCTACCGCCTACGCGCTCGTCAGCGATACCCCGCTGCTCTATGTGCGCCCCGACGGCTCGCACCCGGAGATCGAAGGGAGGGTCGTGCCGGGGCAGACCGTCCTGGTGATCGACGACCTGATGACCGGCGGTACCAGCATCCTCACCACCGCTCGGACCCTGGAGAAGGCCGGCTTGATCGTCCGCGACGCGATCGTCCTGATCGATCGGGAGCAGGGCGGCGTCGCCCGGCTGCACGAGCACGGCTATCGGGTCATGCCCATCCTCGGGCTGCGCATGATGATCACGTACTACCACGAGAGCGGCATGATCGACACCGCCGATTACCAGAAGGTGATCGACTACCTCGACAGCACCTCCGGCCGGCATCGCGGGTGA
- a CDS encoding TetR/AcrR family transcriptional regulator, whose product MTREQARSEVRRERILEAALAIFARRGYRDAAMDEIAAASGTSKGGVYFHFPNKQAIFLSLLDRMAALLMTRAEAAIAAETDSLAKMDAALRVVLDTFSGHRSLARLFLVDALGAGREFNTKMLEIHREFAGLIARHLDEGIRRGDIAPVDTRVAGLVWFGAINEVVTDWLLDPDPPPLESYYPTLRALLRRSVGMPSEGPEGDVSWPSM is encoded by the coding sequence GTGACGCGAGAGCAGGCGCGCAGCGAGGTCCGGCGCGAGCGCATCCTGGAGGCCGCGCTCGCCATATTCGCCCGGCGGGGTTACCGGGATGCCGCTATGGACGAGATCGCCGCGGCGTCCGGCACCTCCAAGGGCGGGGTCTACTTCCACTTCCCGAACAAGCAGGCCATCTTCCTCTCGCTGCTCGACCGCATGGCGGCGCTCCTGATGACCCGCGCCGAAGCGGCCATCGCCGCCGAGACGGACTCGCTGGCGAAGATGGATGCCGCGCTGCGCGTGGTCCTCGACACCTTCAGCGGGCACCGCTCGCTGGCCCGGCTCTTCCTCGTCGACGCGCTCGGGGCCGGGCGCGAGTTCAACACCAAGATGCTGGAGATCCACCGAGAGTTCGCCGGCCTGATCGCTCGCCACCTGGACGAGGGGATCCGCCGCGGCGACATCGCGCCGGTCGACACACGGGTTGCGGGGCTGGTCTGGTTCGGTGCCATCAACGAGGTCGTCACCGACTGGCTGCTCGACCCAGACCCACCCCCGCTGGAGTCGTACTACCCGACCCTCAGAGCGCTGCTCCGCCGCAGTGTCGGCATGCCGTCCGAGGGGCCTGAAGGAGACGTGTCGTGGCCCTCGATGTGA
- a CDS encoding FAD-dependent thymidylate synthase, which yields MAAPADRQQAFETPFPFRSTPPTVRLIGQESAHDPFALTVAAAWTCYGARPARVENVLKLMDPSLDEPGDEVRPARRERAQRLYPDLFAAGHHTTFQHANFVFVLDGVSRLAIWSFFHSHPHYNSEQVSQRYREVSGKTMVTPDLPEPLLEIYTAAIERALEGYRRLVDLLTPDLTARYARVFPARAKARDPEMAERVHRDVQRKAQEVARYVLPLATPAHLYHTVNGLTLLRYYVLANQLDVPGEVRYIVNRMVEEVLKVDPNFLGAPGHPLDLRLIATEDTPEYQALANLRANLDQTGNEEFFREFDAELGNYHSKLVAYNPNAERLLANAVRTVLGRSRDELSDAEAIALVLDPARNHYHGHSLFLAMHSKLMQTMNHVPFTFQKRISGAEEAQNQRHRGTLSSSPVLSAHLRQEPDVIVPYDVARVPEALEEYHATVRALWDAKNRLLDAGVPVEQVLYLLPNSHHVRFYETGTLLTYFWKWVKRLCYDAQREIFETARQETEQVKQVLPEIGRYVARPPCMLRHEAGTRPFCPEGERYCGIPVWRNYDFARIAERRIL from the coding sequence ATGGCAGCACCGGCAGATCGGCAGCAGGCGTTCGAGACCCCGTTCCCGTTTCGGTCGACACCGCCGACCGTCCGGCTCATCGGGCAAGAGTCGGCGCACGACCCGTTCGCCCTCACCGTCGCCGCCGCCTGGACCTGCTACGGCGCGCGCCCGGCGCGGGTTGAGAACGTGCTCAAGCTGATGGACCCGTCGCTGGATGAGCCGGGCGACGAGGTGCGCCCGGCACGGCGTGAGCGTGCCCAGCGGCTTTACCCTGACCTCTTCGCGGCCGGCCACCACACCACCTTCCAGCACGCGAACTTCGTCTTCGTGCTCGACGGCGTCTCCCGGCTCGCGATCTGGTCCTTCTTCCACAGCCACCCGCACTACAACTCCGAGCAAGTCTCGCAGCGCTACCGCGAGGTCAGCGGCAAGACGATGGTGACGCCCGACCTGCCCGAGCCGCTGCTGGAGATCTACACGGCTGCCATCGAGCGGGCGCTGGAGGGCTACCGGCGGCTGGTCGACCTGCTGACACCCGACCTTACCGCCCGCTACGCCCGCGTCTTCCCCGCGCGCGCCAAGGCGCGGGATCCGGAGATGGCGGAGCGGGTCCACCGCGACGTGCAGCGTAAGGCGCAGGAAGTTGCCCGCTACGTGCTGCCGCTGGCGACCCCGGCACACCTCTACCATACCGTCAACGGGCTGACGCTGCTGCGCTACTACGTGCTGGCCAACCAGCTCGATGTCCCGGGCGAGGTCCGCTACATCGTGAATCGGATGGTCGAGGAGGTCTTGAAGGTCGATCCCAACTTCCTCGGCGCCCCCGGCCACCCGCTCGACCTGCGCCTGATCGCGACCGAGGACACCCCGGAGTACCAGGCGCTGGCCAACCTGCGGGCAAACCTCGACCAGACCGGCAACGAGGAATTCTTCCGCGAGTTCGACGCCGAGCTGGGCAACTACCACTCAAAGCTCGTCGCCTACAACCCGAACGCCGAGCGCCTGCTGGCCAACGCCGTCCGCACCGTGCTCGGCCGCAGCCGCGACGAGCTCTCCGACGCCGAGGCGATTGCGCTCGTGCTCGACCCGGCGCGCAACCACTACCACGGGCACTCGCTCTTCCTGGCGATGCACTCCAAGCTGATGCAGACGATGAACCACGTCCCCTTCACCTTCCAAAAGCGCATCAGCGGCGCCGAGGAAGCGCAGAACCAGCGGCACCGCGGCACGCTCTCCTCCAGCCCGGTGCTCTCAGCCCACCTGCGCCAGGAGCCGGACGTGATCGTGCCGTACGACGTGGCGCGGGTGCCGGAGGCGCTGGAGGAGTACCACGCCACGGTGCGCGCCCTCTGGGACGCCAAGAACCGGCTGCTCGACGCGGGCGTCCCGGTCGAGCAGGTGCTCTACCTACTGCCCAACAGCCACCACGTCCGCTTCTACGAGACGGGCACGCTGCTCACCTACTTCTGGAAGTGGGTCAAGCGGCTCTGCTACGACGCGCAGCGGGAGATCTTCGAGACGGCCCGGCAGGAGACAGAGCAGGTCAAGCAGGTGCTCCCCGAGATCGGCCGCTACGTCGCCCGGCCGCCCTGCATGCTGCGCCACGAGGCGGGCACCCGCCCCTTCTGCCCCGAGGGCGAGCGCTACTGCGGCATCCCCGTCTGGCGCAACTACGACTTCGCCCGCATCGCCGAGCGGCGGATCCTGTAG
- a CDS encoding NUDIX hydrolase — MVTGNDAADRARPPALEVYSMVLLAYGGRYLLLRRAATKRFAPGRWTGLGGRVEPEELADLHAAALREVQEETGIAPEQIAGLTLRRVLVQARPGAPLTLLLYFTGTLAEPVLPTSDEGDLAWVTADEIAGLDVIDNTAQVLPLLIDGLTRDPAGREPPRLGVASYHPDGTLERIVWG; from the coding sequence ATGGTAACCGGGAACGACGCCGCGGACCGCGCGCGGCCACCTGCGCTTGAAGTCTACTCGATGGTGCTGCTCGCGTACGGTGGGCGCTACCTGCTGCTCCGGCGCGCCGCCACCAAGCGCTTCGCGCCCGGCCGCTGGACCGGGCTCGGCGGGCGCGTCGAGCCGGAGGAGCTTGCCGATCTGCACGCCGCCGCGCTCCGGGAGGTCCAGGAGGAGACGGGCATCGCGCCGGAGCAGATCGCCGGCCTGACCCTGCGGCGGGTGCTCGTCCAGGCCCGCCCCGGCGCACCGCTGACGCTCCTTCTCTACTTCACCGGTACCCTCGCCGAGCCGGTGCTCCCCACCAGCGATGAGGGCGATCTCGCCTGGGTCACGGCTGACGAGATCGCCGGGCTCGACGTCATCGACAACACGGCCCAGGTGCTGCCCCTTCTCATCGACGGCCTGACGCGAGACCCCGCCGGCCGCGAGCCCCCGCGTCTCGGCGTGGCGTCGTACCACCCCGATGGGACGCTGGAGCGGATCGTGTGGGGGTGA
- a CDS encoding class I SAM-dependent methyltransferase — translation MDHADHVRLLRDGVPTEPGVWADLGSGTGAFTLALADLLGPGATIYSVDRDADALRRQERAMQARFPTTTLHLLVADFTRPLPLPQLDGIVMANSLHFVRDKEPVLRLIRGYLRPGGRLLLVEYDTDHGNRWVPYPLSYDTWEFLAARAGFTATRLLAVHPSRYFHRIYSAASERGEDSARPS, via the coding sequence ATGGACCACGCCGACCACGTCCGCCTGCTGCGCGACGGGGTACCCACAGAGCCAGGGGTCTGGGCCGACCTCGGCTCCGGTACTGGCGCCTTCACCCTGGCGCTGGCCGACCTGCTCGGCCCCGGCGCGACGATCTACTCCGTCGACCGCGACGCCGACGCACTCCGCCGGCAGGAGCGCGCGATGCAGGCCCGCTTCCCGACCACGACGTTGCACCTCCTCGTGGCCGACTTCACCCGCCCGCTCCCGTTGCCGCAGCTCGACGGCATCGTCATGGCCAACTCGCTCCACTTCGTACGGGACAAGGAGCCGGTGCTGCGCCTGATCCGCGGCTACCTCCGACCCGGCGGACGCCTGCTCCTGGTCGAGTACGACACCGACCACGGCAACCGCTGGGTCCCCTACCCCCTCAGCTACGACACCTGGGAATTCCTCGCCGCCCGCGCCGGCTTCACCGCCACGCGCCTCCTCGCCGTCCACCCCAGCCGCTACTTCCACCGCATCTACTCCGCCGCCAGCGAGCGGGGGGAGGACAGCGCACGCCCCTCGTAG
- a CDS encoding isochorismate synthase produces MALDVTERIDTEQVLAPLLARARRLAAERGAPVLVSWSERVAAEDPIDVFAQAATASDRCLWLQPDADFALVGVGAAHVIEPTGPERFAAADAAWRALLDGALIVGDGPGPTVIGGFAFDPERPSTPRWCGFPDARLILPRQTLTLQGGECWRRVNVVVGDRHPSPPTPLPTLGEGSIEHDGMPSTQSAPDSPSPNVGRGGQGVRAVPRFLTAVAQAAAAVRRGDLEKVVLAREVRVEAEEPFDVEAALRRLRDAYPSCYVFAVARGERVFLGATPERLVRLDGRTVRVASLAGSIPRGATPEEDRELAAALLASAKDRAEHAVVVRAIRTALDGPCVEVETPDEPEILSVRNVHHLYTPVTARLRDGATLMDLVARLHPTPAVGGTPRAEALRYIREHEGLDRGWYAAPVGWMDASGQGEFAVALRSALVEGAEASLFAGCGIMGDSDPEREYAESSVKLRPMLAALGIEGAETE; encoded by the coding sequence GTGGCCCTCGATGTGACAGAGCGGATCGACACGGAGCAGGTGCTGGCGCCGCTCCTGGCGCGGGCCCGCCGGTTGGCCGCCGAGCGCGGCGCGCCGGTCCTGGTGAGCTGGAGCGAGCGGGTCGCTGCGGAGGATCCGATCGATGTCTTCGCTCAGGCGGCCACGGCGAGTGACCGCTGCCTCTGGCTCCAACCTGACGCGGACTTCGCCCTGGTCGGGGTCGGCGCCGCCCATGTCATCGAGCCGACCGGTCCGGAGCGCTTCGCGGCGGCGGACGCGGCCTGGCGCGCGCTCCTCGATGGGGCGCTGATCGTTGGCGACGGGCCCGGCCCGACCGTCATCGGCGGCTTCGCCTTCGATCCCGAGCGCCCATCCACTCCCCGCTGGTGCGGCTTCCCTGACGCTCGCCTCATCCTCCCGCGCCAGACGCTCACTCTGCAGGGCGGCGAGTGCTGGCGGCGTGTGAATGTGGTGGTGGGGGATCGGCACCCCTCACCCCCGACCCCTCTCCCAACCTTGGGAGAGGGGAGCATTGAGCACGACGGAATGCCCAGCACGCAGTCGGCGCCGGATTCCCCCTCTCCCAACGTTGGGAGAGGGGGGCAGGGGGTGAGGGCCGTCCCCCGTTTCCTCACCGCCGTCGCCCAGGCTGCAGCGGCGGTTCGCCGTGGCGATCTGGAGAAGGTGGTGCTCGCGCGGGAGGTGCGGGTCGAGGCTGAGGAGCCGTTCGATGTCGAGGCGGCGCTCCGGCGGCTGCGCGATGCCTATCCAAGCTGCTACGTCTTCGCCGTGGCCCGGGGCGAGCGGGTTTTCCTGGGCGCCACGCCCGAGCGCCTGGTGCGGCTGGACGGCCGGACAGTCCGTGTCGCCAGCCTGGCCGGGTCGATCCCGCGCGGGGCGACCCCGGAGGAGGACCGGGAGCTGGCCGCTGCGCTGCTCGCCAGTGCCAAGGACCGCGCCGAGCATGCGGTCGTCGTCCGGGCGATCCGCACGGCGCTCGACGGTCCGTGCGTCGAGGTCGAGACCCCGGACGAGCCGGAGATCCTTTCCGTCCGGAACGTGCACCACCTCTACACCCCGGTCACCGCACGGCTGCGCGACGGAGCGACGCTGATGGACCTGGTCGCGCGCCTGCACCCGACCCCGGCGGTGGGCGGGACGCCCCGCGCGGAGGCGCTGCGCTACATCCGGGAGCACGAGGGACTGGATCGCGGCTGGTACGCCGCGCCGGTGGGCTGGATGGATGCTTCCGGTCAGGGTGAGTTCGCCGTGGCCCTGCGCTCGGCGCTGGTCGAGGGGGCCGAGGCGTCGCTGTTCGCCGGCTGCGGCATCATGGGCGACTCCGACCCGGAGCGGGAGTATGCCGAGTCGTCGGTGAAGCTGCGGCCGATGCTCGCGGCGCTGGGGATCGAGGGGGCAGAGACCGAGTGA